From Microcystis aeruginosa NIES-2549, a single genomic window includes:
- a CDS encoding HhoA/HhoB/HtrA family serine endopeptidase, whose protein sequence is MKLPTGLRRTITHALATFLGVMLGFSSLAAVNAQNLPSTAADLVRIPPEMTAESFVAKAVARTGAAVVRIDTEAIITRPNSPFFDDPFFQEFFGEQFRVPTQQRVAGQGSGFIIDGSGLILTNAHVVDNADKVTVTLKDGRSFKGEVRGTDEITDLAVVKINPQGENLPVAVLGNSSSIQVGDWAIAVGNPVGLDNTVTLGIISTIGRSAAKAGIPDKRIDFIQTDAAINPGNSGGPLLNAQGEVIGINTAIRADAMGIGFAIPIDRAKQLQATLESGQKVAHPYIGVQMINLTPDLARANNQNPNSAMIVPEVSGILVVKVLPNTPAEKAGIRRGDVIVKANNQPVSDGAQLQEMVEKTGIGQSLPLRIRRGERALDLTVITAQMSNQ, encoded by the coding sequence ATGAAACTTCCTACAGGGTTACGGCGAACTATTACCCACGCTTTGGCAACTTTTCTGGGAGTTATGCTCGGTTTTAGCAGTTTAGCGGCGGTAAATGCTCAAAATCTGCCCAGCACTGCCGCCGATCTGGTCAGAATCCCCCCGGAGATGACGGCGGAAAGTTTTGTCGCTAAGGCAGTGGCCCGCACGGGTGCGGCAGTGGTGCGAATTGACACCGAAGCGATCATTACTCGTCCCAATAGCCCCTTTTTTGATGATCCTTTTTTTCAGGAGTTTTTTGGGGAACAGTTTCGTGTTCCCACCCAGCAGCGAGTGGCGGGCCAGGGATCGGGTTTTATTATCGATGGCAGTGGTTTAATCTTAACTAATGCCCATGTGGTCGATAATGCCGATAAGGTAACGGTAACTTTAAAAGATGGTCGTAGCTTCAAGGGAGAAGTACGCGGTACTGATGAGATCACTGATTTAGCCGTAGTCAAAATTAATCCCCAAGGGGAAAATTTACCTGTAGCCGTCCTGGGCAATTCCTCATCCATACAAGTGGGGGACTGGGCGATCGCTGTAGGCAATCCCGTCGGTCTAGATAATACGGTAACTTTAGGAATTATTAGCACGATCGGGCGCTCGGCGGCTAAGGCGGGTATTCCCGATAAACGCATTGATTTTATCCAAACTGATGCCGCTATTAACCCGGGTAATTCCGGCGGTCCTTTACTCAACGCCCAAGGGGAAGTCATCGGCATCAATACGGCGATTCGTGCTGATGCCATGGGCATCGGTTTTGCCATTCCCATCGACCGGGCCAAGCAGTTACAAGCGACCCTAGAATCAGGTCAAAAGGTGGCCCATCCCTATATCGGTGTGCAGATGATTAATCTAACTCCCGATTTAGCCCGGGCTAATAATCAAAACCCCAATTCTGCCATGATCGTGCCGGAAGTGTCGGGAATTTTGGTGGTGAAAGTTCTACCCAATACCCCCGCCGAAAAAGCCGGGATCCGTCGCGGGGATGTGATTGTCAAAGCTAATAATCAACCGGTTAGCGATGGCGCTCAGTTACAGGAAATGGTGGAAAAAACTGGGATCGGTCAATCTTTACCCCTAAGAATCAGAAGGGGTGAAAGGGCGCTCGATCTCACCGTAATCACCGCCCAAATGTCAAATCAGTAA
- a CDS encoding DUF3318 domain-containing protein, whose amino-acid sequence MNQDNEISHLLDLMPASGRMMTRIVSKPESPKVIETNFPLPWQRGVRPIPINFDLWRQLSRSQRDLVLLRAVSVLTAVKWFKPDIDRAIALAGMIGLTVETLQTDAVGMAVAGGLTALAINRIWREKRSPQRELDADEAALKVAVRRGYTETEAAKSLLSAIETIAEIEGRSSLNFNELLRCQNLKKLANLSFVGVPDQVRQS is encoded by the coding sequence ATGAACCAAGACAACGAGATTAGTCATTTACTAGACCTCATGCCCGCTTCGGGAAGGATGATGACGCGCATTGTCAGCAAACCCGAAAGCCCCAAGGTAATCGAAACTAATTTTCCCCTGCCCTGGCAAAGAGGAGTCAGACCGATTCCAATTAATTTTGACCTCTGGCGGCAATTATCAAGATCCCAACGGGATTTAGTCTTGTTAAGGGCTGTCTCTGTTTTAACGGCAGTAAAATGGTTTAAACCCGATATCGATCGAGCAATTGCTCTGGCTGGTATGATCGGTTTAACCGTGGAAACTCTGCAAACCGATGCTGTCGGTATGGCAGTGGCTGGGGGTTTAACTGCCTTGGCAATTAACCGGATTTGGCGGGAAAAACGCAGCCCCCAACGGGAATTAGACGCGGATGAAGCGGCCCTAAAAGTGGCCGTTAGACGCGGTTACACGGAAACCGAGGCCGCCAAAAGTTTATTATCAGCTATTGAGACTATAGCCGAAATTGAGGGGCGATCGAGTCTCAATTTTAACGAGTTATTGCGCTGTCAAAATCTGAAAAAATTAGCCAATCTCTCCTTTGTTGGTGTTCCCGATCAGGTGAGACAATCTTAA
- the recQ gene encoding DNA helicase RecQ, whose amino-acid sequence MAAIDSLEKALKYYFGYDQFRPNQRQIIEAALNNQDLLVIMPTGGGKSLCFQLPALIKKGVTVVVSPLIALMQDQVTALADNGIGATFLNSTLNAKQVRDRESLILQGKIKLLYVAPERLLSPSFLDFLAVIDNYLGLACLAVDEAHCVSDWGHDFRPEYRQIKQVRQRFPSVPILALTATATQQVREDIIQQLGLRDTSTHIASFNRPNLYYEVQPKTSKSYQQLYQYIKGQKGSGIVYCISRKTVDQVAEQLQKDGINALPYHAGMDDRERSENQTRFIRDDVQIMVATIAFGMGINKPDVRFVVHYDLPRNLEGYYQESGRAGRDGEPAKCTLFFSFADARKIEYFINQKTEQNEQQKARQQLRQVLDYAEGTECRRSSVLGYFGESFAGNCGNCDNCRNGTNNQDWTIEAQKFLSCVARTGQKFGMMHIINVLRGGKGERITQYQHHLLSTYGIGKDKTVGEWKRLSRSLVQQNLLVETEDNFRILKLNQHSWEVMRKQRSVFIAVPQKANGPILGDDNPNMVESDLLFERLRQLRKKIADSQGVPPYVIFHDSSLRLMAQSKPRSLGEFRQISGVVHSKVQQYGDIFIAAINDFCQDSLPSTQFLTLQYYQDGLNVEEIARKRSLKVSTIYEHLAKLLEAGYKIDINQLVSKNKQEYIRLAIKKVGDQSLKTLKENLGDNYSYEEIKLVVAWQRRL is encoded by the coding sequence ATGGCTGCAATTGACTCTTTAGAAAAAGCCTTAAAATATTACTTTGGCTACGATCAATTTCGACCGAATCAACGCCAAATAATTGAGGCTGCTTTAAATAATCAGGATTTATTAGTAATTATGCCCACCGGAGGCGGTAAATCTCTCTGTTTTCAGCTACCTGCTTTGATCAAAAAAGGGGTGACGGTGGTGGTTTCTCCCTTAATTGCTTTAATGCAGGATCAAGTAACTGCTTTAGCTGATAATGGTATCGGGGCAACATTTCTCAATAGCACTTTAAACGCTAAACAAGTTAGAGACAGAGAATCTTTAATCCTGCAAGGAAAAATTAAACTGTTATATGTTGCGCCAGAAAGATTATTATCGCCTAGTTTTTTAGACTTTTTAGCTGTTATTGATAATTACCTCGGTTTAGCCTGTTTAGCAGTGGATGAGGCACACTGTGTCTCCGATTGGGGTCATGATTTCCGCCCTGAATATCGACAAATTAAACAAGTCCGTCAACGCTTTCCCTCCGTGCCAATTCTGGCTTTAACTGCCACCGCAACTCAACAGGTTAGGGAAGATATTATCCAACAATTAGGATTGCGAGATACTTCCACTCATATTGCTAGTTTTAATCGTCCTAATCTTTATTATGAAGTTCAACCTAAAACCAGTAAATCTTATCAGCAATTGTATCAATATATTAAAGGACAAAAAGGGTCTGGTATTGTTTATTGTATCAGCCGCAAAACCGTCGATCAAGTTGCCGAACAGTTACAAAAAGATGGTATTAATGCCCTACCCTATCATGCGGGTATGGACGATCGGGAAAGAAGCGAGAATCAAACCCGTTTTATTCGGGATGATGTGCAGATTATGGTGGCGACAATTGCCTTCGGTATGGGGATTAATAAACCGGATGTGCGCTTTGTCGTTCATTACGATTTACCCCGCAATTTAGAGGGATATTATCAAGAATCGGGCCGCGCCGGTAGGGACGGAGAACCGGCTAAATGTACCCTCTTTTTTAGCTTTGCAGATGCCAGAAAAATTGAGTATTTTATTAACCAAAAAACTGAGCAAAATGAACAACAGAAAGCTCGTCAACAATTGCGACAGGTGTTAGATTATGCCGAGGGGACTGAATGTAGAAGATCTAGTGTACTAGGCTACTTTGGAGAAAGTTTTGCGGGTAACTGTGGTAACTGTGATAACTGTCGGAATGGAACAAATAACCAGGATTGGACGATCGAAGCACAAAAATTTTTATCCTGTGTGGCGCGGACGGGACAGAAATTCGGTATGATGCACATAATCAACGTACTCAGGGGAGGAAAAGGTGAAAGAATCACCCAATATCAACATCATTTATTATCCACTTATGGCATCGGTAAAGATAAAACTGTGGGGGAGTGGAAACGTTTAAGTCGTTCCCTTGTCCAGCAAAATCTACTGGTAGAAACAGAAGACAATTTTAGAATCTTGAAACTTAATCAACACAGTTGGGAAGTGATGCGGAAACAACGTTCCGTCTTTATTGCCGTCCCCCAAAAAGCTAACGGTCCAATCTTGGGAGACGACAATCCCAATATGGTGGAAAGTGATTTATTATTCGAGCGCTTGCGGCAACTGCGGAAAAAAATTGCCGATAGTCAAGGGGTTCCTCCCTACGTTATTTTCCATGATTCTAGTCTGCGTTTGATGGCCCAATCAAAACCCCGGAGTTTAGGGGAGTTTCGTCAAATTTCTGGAGTAGTACACAGCAAAGTCCAACAGTATGGGGATATATTTATAGCGGCAATTAATGATTTTTGTCAGGATAGTCTTCCCTCTACTCAATTCCTGACTCTCCAATACTATCAAGATGGTTTGAATGTGGAAGAAATCGCTCGCAAAAGAAGCTTAAAAGTCTCAACAATCTATGAACATTTAGCTAAATTGCTGGAAGCTGGTTACAAAATTGATATTAATCAGTTAGTTTCTAAGAATAAACAGGAATATATTCGTTTAGCGATTAAAAAAGTGGGCGATCAATCCCTAAAAACTCTCAAAGAAAATCTGGGAGATAATTATAGTTATGAGGAAATTAAATTAGTTGTTGCTTGGCAAAGACGACTTTAA
- the lnt gene encoding apolipoprotein N-acyltransferase, protein MVRFLWAILAGVGMGITVAPVSWWLLAWISLVPLWMVVRLAEKSLKKQLLYGFGWGFAYHGLALFWITGIHPMTWMGVPWLASLLIALFCWLFITFWGTAIVLTWTLVMFYVNKSVNQSSFGDALLRVFIGTALWCGLESLWSQSPLWWTTLAYSQSPHNLLILQLGKLSGFTTVTAAIVAINGLIAESLLLIRQSRQNLAFLSLPLLICFSLHLWGWNTYHKPIEKSRDLGIKIGVIQGNIPNTIKLSPRGFQKALEGYTSGYQILADQGVDAVLTPETALPYYWENLVNNSSIYSAILAKKTPIWLGAFGKVDKGYNNSLLTIDGEGQVISRYDKVILVPLGEYVPFQEILGGIVDRLSPLQAHLIQGDPDQIIDSPFGKIIVGICYESAFSEHFRRQTARGGEFIITASNNAHYSHAMPAQHHAQDTMRAIETDRWMARATNTGYSAFVDPHGNHLWLSDLDKYQIHSETIYRRDTRTLYVRWGDWLTKVLIITAGLAWLWRAWD, encoded by the coding sequence ATGGTGCGTTTTCTCTGGGCAATTTTGGCTGGTGTGGGGATGGGGATAACAGTAGCGCCGGTTTCTTGGTGGTTACTCGCTTGGATTTCTCTCGTCCCCCTGTGGATGGTTGTGAGATTAGCGGAAAAATCCCTAAAAAAACAGCTTTTATACGGTTTTGGCTGGGGTTTTGCCTACCATGGTCTCGCTTTATTCTGGATCACGGGAATTCACCCGATGACGTGGATGGGTGTCCCCTGGTTAGCGAGTTTGTTAATTGCTCTGTTTTGTTGGTTGTTTATTACTTTTTGGGGAACGGCGATCGTGCTAACTTGGACGTTAGTTATGTTTTATGTCAACAAAAGTGTTAATCAGTCATCTTTTGGGGATGCTCTCCTGCGGGTTTTCATCGGTACTGCCCTCTGGTGTGGGTTAGAATCTCTCTGGAGTCAATCCCCTCTCTGGTGGACTACCCTTGCTTATAGTCAAAGTCCCCATAATTTATTGATTCTGCAATTGGGCAAATTATCGGGTTTTACGACGGTAACGGCGGCAATTGTCGCAATTAACGGTTTAATCGCCGAAAGCTTGCTCCTAATCCGTCAATCGCGGCAAAATCTCGCTTTTCTCTCTTTACCCCTCCTCATTTGTTTTAGCCTCCATCTCTGGGGATGGAACACATACCATAAACCGATCGAAAAGTCAAGGGATTTAGGGATAAAAATTGGCGTAATTCAGGGCAATATTCCCAACACGATTAAACTTTCACCCCGGGGATTTCAAAAGGCACTCGAAGGTTACACCTCTGGTTATCAAATTCTCGCCGATCAAGGAGTAGATGCCGTCTTAACTCCTGAAACCGCCTTACCCTATTATTGGGAGAACTTAGTCAATAATAGCTCGATTTATTCGGCAATTTTAGCCAAAAAAACGCCGATCTGGTTGGGTGCATTTGGCAAGGTGGACAAGGGTTATAACAATAGTCTCTTGACCATTGATGGCGAGGGACAGGTGATTAGTCGCTATGATAAAGTAATTCTCGTGCCTTTAGGCGAATACGTTCCTTTTCAGGAAATTTTAGGCGGAATTGTTGATCGCCTTTCTCCCTTGCAAGCGCATTTAATCCAGGGAGATCCCGATCAAATTATTGACAGTCCTTTCGGTAAAATAATTGTGGGCATTTGTTACGAGTCGGCTTTTTCCGAACATTTTCGCCGTCAAACTGCTAGGGGAGGCGAATTTATTATTACTGCTTCTAATAACGCCCATTATAGCCACGCCATGCCCGCTCAACACCATGCTCAGGATACCATGCGAGCGATCGAAACCGATCGATGGATGGCCCGGGCCACCAATACAGGTTATTCTGCTTTTGTCGATCCCCACGGTAATCACCTTTGGCTATCGGATTTAGATAAATATCAAATCCATAGCGAAACAATTTATCGACGAGATACGAGGACTTTATATGTGCGCTGGGGAGATTGGTTAACCAAAGTTTTAATCATTACTGCCGGACTAGCTTGGCTCTGGAGAGCTTGGGATTAA
- a CDS encoding GAF domain-containing protein, which translates to MNNFNPKLTTLALVLNVEENLEDIFQKIASMSAHQLRARHCSILLSSPQELKGEITDYLEVFAHYDALSPLADQEIIRLDQAIASTVAATGKPLLIKDITRSPFASAASYPKRANNNSFISVPIILNQQVIGVINLSFPLDKKHFEPLDLEILQLFAQQAAQSLQIFHLQGMLKSRFVAMAVTREIAEIQSEHSIAVHPYPPKLAKIVAKAFFKELTQAGFGTHEVIEIANEVLNLLQKTLNKHKNRLEGKD; encoded by the coding sequence ATGAATAATTTTAACCCCAAATTGACTACTCTGGCTCTTGTCTTGAATGTTGAGGAAAATCTCGAAGATATTTTTCAGAAAATAGCTAGTATGAGCGCTCATCAATTGCGAGCGCGGCACTGTTCAATCCTGTTAAGCTCTCCACAGGAATTAAAAGGGGAAATTACCGATTATCTAGAAGTTTTTGCCCATTATGATGCTCTATCACCTTTGGCTGATCAAGAAATAATTAGACTTGATCAAGCTATTGCCAGCACTGTAGCAGCGACAGGGAAACCTTTACTAATTAAGGATATAACTAGATCGCCATTTGCCAGTGCAGCCAGTTATCCCAAAAGAGCAAATAATAATAGTTTTATATCCGTACCGATTATTCTGAATCAGCAGGTAATCGGAGTAATTAATCTCAGTTTTCCCCTAGACAAAAAACATTTTGAACCATTAGATTTAGAAATCTTGCAGTTATTCGCTCAACAGGCTGCCCAATCCCTGCAAATTTTTCATTTGCAAGGGATGTTAAAATCTCGTTTTGTGGCTATGGCAGTGACTAGAGAAATAGCAGAAATTCAGTCCGAACATTCGATCGCTGTCCATCCTTATCCCCCGAAATTAGCCAAAATTGTTGCTAAGGCTTTTTTTAAAGAATTAACTCAGGCCGGTTTTGGAACCCATGAAGTTATTGAGATTGCCAATGAGGTTTTGAATTTACTACAAAAGACTCTTAATAAACATAAAAATCGTCTGGAAGGAAAAGATTGA
- the hpsP gene encoding hormogonium polysaccharide biosynthesis glycosyltransferase HpsP produces MKILQIVPSISLVYGGPSQMVLGLSAALAQLGQEVTIITTDSNGDTGQAPLDVPLGVPVSQNGYQIYYFPCSPFRRYKFSLDLFTWLANRAKDYDIAHIHALFSPVSSISALIARYRQLPYILRPLGTLDPADLQKKRQLKQIYANFLEKPNLAAAAAVHFTSQQECQIAERFNIKTKDIVIPLGVDFFNPQALPVKGFDLPENKPIILYMSRLDPKKGLDLLLPSLERLLEKGLDFHFVLAGGNPQDREYENRIKNQIERSILGKNTTITGFVTGEVKNSLLARADLFVLPSYYENFGIAVAEAMAAGIPVVISDRVDLHPAVAAAAAGWVTACQLEDLTNTLEAAITNPEIRQQKGKNARDLVLNQYSWSAIAEQLLTVYQNLV; encoded by the coding sequence ATGAAAATTCTTCAGATTGTTCCTTCGATTTCCCTTGTTTACGGGGGTCCTAGTCAAATGGTACTCGGTTTGTCAGCGGCCTTGGCACAACTAGGCCAAGAGGTGACTATTATTACCACCGATTCCAATGGTGACACGGGACAAGCACCCCTAGATGTGCCTTTGGGGGTCCCTGTTAGTCAAAATGGCTATCAAATCTATTATTTTCCCTGTTCTCCCTTTCGGCGCTATAAATTTTCCCTTGATCTGTTTACTTGGTTGGCAAATAGGGCAAAAGATTACGATATCGCCCATATTCATGCTTTATTCTCCCCGGTAAGCAGTATATCGGCTTTGATCGCTCGTTACCGTCAACTGCCCTATATTCTCCGTCCCCTAGGCACCCTCGATCCAGCAGATTTGCAAAAAAAACGGCAACTTAAACAAATATACGCCAATTTTCTGGAAAAACCCAATTTAGCGGCGGCGGCGGCAGTTCATTTCACCAGTCAGCAGGAGTGCCAAATCGCCGAAAGATTTAATATAAAAACTAAGGATATTGTCATCCCCCTAGGGGTAGATTTTTTTAACCCACAAGCTTTACCAGTAAAGGGTTTTGATCTTCCCGAAAATAAACCGATCATTCTCTATATGTCCCGTCTTGACCCGAAAAAAGGTCTAGATTTATTGCTGCCCAGTTTAGAAAGGTTGTTAGAAAAAGGCCTAGATTTTCATTTTGTCTTAGCAGGAGGTAATCCCCAAGACCGGGAGTACGAAAATCGGATTAAAAATCAGATCGAGCGGTCAATATTGGGCAAAAATACGACAATTACCGGATTTGTCACCGGAGAAGTAAAAAATAGCCTCCTCGCTAGGGCCGATTTATTTGTTTTACCTTCCTACTATGAAAATTTTGGCATCGCGGTTGCCGAAGCTATGGCTGCCGGAATTCCTGTGGTCATCTCGGACCGGGTGGATCTGCATCCTGCGGTGGCAGCAGCGGCCGCGGGATGGGTGACAGCTTGTCAGCTTGAGGATTTAACTAATACTTTAGAAGCGGCTATCACTAATCCTGAAATTCGCCAACAAAAAGGGAAAAATGCCAGAGATTTAGTCTTAAATCAATACAGTTGGTCAGCGATCGCCGAACAGCTGTTAACCGTCTATCAAAATCTGGTCTGA
- a CDS encoding glyoxalase-like domain protein, translating into MLINHLFFGAFLPLDTLLSTQGIMVMLLAAYALAMWMFLTSAPKVHTIMVTDLETARQFYEGLLNLPTADVPLHYYYNYEQTMGNNMIDPFYMSSNPAVTTANPSLGDQPQGLWYQLKKNTQLHIVAGATAGYKDRHRHVCFDHDCLEQILMRVESRRLKYKVRRNKPLNFLVKDHADRVIEMAEVSN; encoded by the coding sequence GTGTTGATAAATCATCTTTTCTTCGGCGCTTTCCTACCCCTTGATACTCTCCTGTCCACCCAGGGGATTATGGTTATGCTTCTGGCCGCTTATGCTTTAGCCATGTGGATGTTTCTAACTAGCGCCCCAAAAGTTCATACAATCATGGTGACAGATTTGGAGACAGCCCGACAATTTTATGAAGGACTTTTAAATTTGCCCACGGCCGATGTCCCCCTCCATTACTATTACAATTATGAGCAGACGATGGGCAATAATATGATTGACCCATTTTATATGTCTAGTAATCCGGCTGTGACTACTGCCAACCCTTCTTTGGGAGATCAACCCCAGGGTTTATGGTATCAGTTAAAGAAAAATACCCAACTGCACATCGTTGCTGGGGCAACTGCGGGTTATAAGGATCGTCATCGTCACGTTTGTTTTGATCACGATTGTTTAGAACAAATTCTGATGCGGGTGGAATCACGACGCTTAAAGTATAAAGTTCGTCGCAATAAACCTTTAAATTTTTTGGTCAAAGATCATGCTGATCGCGTGATTGAAATGGCCGAAGTCTCGAATTAG
- a CDS encoding flotillin family protein, which produces MNSQNNSYLIQINPNQYDDNNNNNSAANLLLNSVPIALLIFLGIGAVWFINSFLCICKPNEVVILSGMKRKSKDRQDVGYRVISGGRAIRIPILETVKRMDVTTTPIRIEIKNAYSKGNIPLNIVAIANVKVSSKPEIVGNAIERFLDRDREEIIRVAKETLEGNLRGVVATMTPEQVNEDRLKFAESITSNVSQDLFKLGLEIDTLKIQNVADDVDYLNSLGRERIALVMRDAEIAESNALNEAEQIVAECEEQATVAKTRDQIIILEQENELRKLKAKLEQQAKSEEEITIAAAKEKRAIVEEKLQQVRAELERLRLQADQVLPAEAQQEAETFRARGEAAIFEENAKAEALVNELFAEVWQNTGSEAEAIFLIQQLETILEEAIKIPRRLHLDRVNIVDNGDGKSLATLIKVYPEIVNQFLASVHQTLGIDVVGTLTNKIEK; this is translated from the coding sequence ATGAATAGTCAAAATAATTCCTATCTCATCCAAATCAATCCCAATCAATACGACGACAACAATAATAACAACAGTGCCGCCAATTTATTATTGAATAGTGTTCCCATTGCTTTATTGATATTTCTGGGTATCGGTGCGGTTTGGTTTATCAATTCTTTTCTGTGTATTTGTAAACCCAATGAAGTAGTAATCCTGAGTGGGATGAAACGCAAATCAAAAGATAGACAAGATGTGGGGTATCGAGTGATATCGGGGGGTCGGGCGATTCGTATTCCAATTTTAGAAACCGTTAAACGCATGGATGTCACCACAACCCCGATCAGAATTGAGATTAAAAATGCCTATTCTAAGGGCAATATTCCCCTGAATATAGTGGCAATTGCTAACGTGAAAGTTAGTTCTAAACCTGAAATAGTCGGCAATGCGATCGAACGTTTTTTAGATCGAGATCGAGAAGAAATTATTCGCGTAGCTAAAGAAACTTTAGAAGGAAACTTGCGGGGTGTAGTCGCAACAATGACCCCCGAACAAGTGAACGAAGATCGCCTAAAATTTGCCGAAAGTATTACCAGTAACGTCAGTCAAGACCTGTTTAAACTCGGTTTAGAAATTGATACTCTCAAAATTCAAAATGTTGCCGATGACGTGGATTATCTTAACTCCCTCGGACGGGAAAGAATCGCTTTAGTCATGCGTGATGCTGAAATTGCCGAATCAAATGCCCTCAATGAAGCTGAACAAATAGTCGCGGAATGTGAGGAACAAGCAACCGTAGCTAAAACCCGCGATCAAATTATCATTTTAGAGCAAGAAAATGAGTTGAGAAAGTTAAAGGCAAAACTGGAACAACAGGCAAAATCGGAAGAAGAAATAACTATCGCTGCCGCTAAGGAAAAACGTGCTATAGTTGAGGAAAAATTGCAACAGGTTAGGGCAGAATTGGAAAGATTACGTCTCCAAGCAGATCAAGTTTTACCCGCAGAAGCGCAGCAGGAAGCCGAAACTTTCCGCGCTAGAGGAGAAGCGGCAATTTTTGAAGAAAATGCTAAAGCTGAAGCCTTGGTTAACGAATTATTCGCGGAAGTCTGGCAAAACACCGGCAGCGAAGCAGAAGCAATTTTCTTGATTCAACAGTTAGAAACTATCCTAGAGGAGGCGATTAAAATTCCTAGACGCTTACACCTCGATCGAGTTAATATCGTTGATAATGGTGATGGTAAATCCCTGGCTACCCTGATCAAAGTCTATCCCGAAATCGTCAATCAATTCCTCGCCAGTGTCCATCAAACCCTCGGTATTGATGTAGTGGGAACTCTCACCAATAAAATTGAAAAATAG
- the hemL gene encoding glutamate-1-semialdehyde 2,1-aminomutase, which produces MVSTSSYQTTKSKEIFTAAQKLMPGGVSSPVRAFKSVGGQPIVFESVKGAYIRDVDGNEYIDYVGTWGPAICGHAHPEVIAALHEALDKGTSFGAPCVQENILAEMVIDAVPSIEMVRFVNSGTEACMSVLRLMRAFTGRDKIIKFEGCYHGHADMFLVKAGSGVATLGLPDSPGVPKTTTNNTLTAPYNDLEAVKALFVENPDSIAGVILEPVVGNAGFIVPDAGFLEGLRELTKEYGSLLMFDEVMTGFRIAYGGAQEKFGITPDLTTLGKVIGGGLPVGAYGGRADIMAMVAPAGPMYQAGTLSGNPLAMTAGIKTLELLQRPGTYEYLDKVTKSLIEGLLKVARDAGHSVSGGHISAMFGMFFTGSPVHNYEDAKKADVAKFGRFHRGMLERGVYLAPSQFEAGFTSLAHTEADIERTLAAAKEVLASL; this is translated from the coding sequence TTGGTTAGCACATCTTCGTATCAAACAACAAAATCGAAAGAAATCTTTACAGCCGCTCAAAAATTAATGCCGGGGGGTGTAAGTTCCCCCGTGCGAGCCTTTAAATCCGTCGGTGGTCAACCCATCGTTTTTGAAAGCGTCAAAGGGGCCTATATTCGCGACGTGGACGGTAACGAATACATCGACTATGTGGGAACTTGGGGGCCGGCTATCTGTGGTCATGCCCATCCCGAAGTGATTGCCGCCCTGCACGAGGCCCTAGATAAAGGAACCAGTTTCGGCGCTCCCTGTGTCCAGGAAAATATTCTCGCTGAAATGGTGATTGATGCCGTTCCCAGCATTGAAATGGTGCGTTTTGTCAATTCCGGCACCGAAGCCTGTATGTCCGTCCTGCGCTTAATGCGGGCTTTTACCGGCCGGGATAAAATCATCAAATTCGAGGGCTGTTACCACGGTCACGCCGATATGTTCCTCGTTAAAGCTGGCTCTGGTGTAGCGACCCTGGGCCTACCCGACTCGCCGGGGGTTCCCAAAACCACCACTAACAACACTTTAACCGCCCCCTACAATGACCTGGAAGCGGTAAAAGCCCTCTTTGTCGAGAATCCCGACTCTATCGCCGGGGTGATTTTAGAGCCAGTGGTGGGTAATGCTGGCTTTATCGTGCCGGATGCTGGCTTTTTAGAAGGATTGCGGGAATTAACCAAGGAATACGGGTCCCTATTAATGTTTGATGAGGTAATGACCGGATTCCGCATCGCCTACGGTGGCGCTCAGGAAAAATTCGGCATTACCCCCGATTTAACCACCCTCGGCAAAGTTATCGGCGGTGGGCTGCCGGTGGGGGCCTACGGCGGTCGGGCTGATATTATGGCGATGGTGGCTCCGGCTGGCCCGATGTACCAAGCGGGAACCTTATCCGGCAACCCTTTGGCCATGACGGCGGGAATTAAAACCCTCGAGTTACTCCAGCGCCCCGGCACCTACGAATATCTCGATAAAGTGACCAAATCCTTAATTGAAGGGCTGCTGAAAGTGGCCAGAGATGCTGGTCATAGCGTTTCTGGAGGTCATATCAGTGCCATGTTCGGAATGTTTTTCACCGGCTCCCCCGTGCATAACTATGAAGATGCCAAAAAGGCCGATGTGGCTAAATTTGGTCGTTTTCACCGGGGAATGTTGGAAAGAGGCGTTTATCTAGCTCCTTCCCAGTTTGAAGCCGGTTTTACTTCTTTAGCTCACACAGAGGCCGATATCGAACGGACTTTGGCCGCAGCTAAAGAGGTTTTAGCAAGTTTATAG